In Oncorhynchus masou masou isolate Uvic2021 chromosome 11, UVic_Omas_1.1, whole genome shotgun sequence, the genomic stretch agaataaggctgtaactgaagactttccaaatgcactgtacaagCTCCCAGTAATGTATTGGGTAAAATAGAAGCTTGCAACATTTACTTTTTTAAAGTAGCTCTCATGATAGAAAATGTTGGAGACCGCTATTGTACACAATCCACAGGTATAGCACCTTCTTTGTACATGTGGTTCAAACATTGCACTGATTTATAAGACATGACTAAAAACTAACCAAACAGGCGAGGATATCAGCAGTGATCAGCATGAAGAAGACATTGTTCCAGCCCGTCGGAGAGATCACTCCTGCTAACAGAGGACCTAGGGCAGCACCTACGGGACAGTCAGAATAACAGTCAAACACTTGAGCAGGGGAAACCAAGCACCTGAAACCAGGGGCTACATTTATCAACCGTGTGTAAATGTCTCACTCCTGCTAACAGAGGACCTAGGGCAGCACCTACGGGACAGTCAGAATAACAGTCAAACACTTGAGCAGGGGAAACCAAGCACCTGAAACCAGGGGCTACATTTATCAACCGTGTGTAAATGTCTCACTCCTGCTAACAGAGGACCTAGGGCAGCACCTACGGGACAGTCAGAATAACAGTCAAACACTTGAGCAGGGGAAACCAAGCACCTGAAACCAGGGGCTACATTTATCAACCGTGTGTAAATGTCTCACTCCTGCTAACAGAGGACCTAGGGCAGCACCTACGGGACAGTCAGAATAACAGTCAAACACTTGAGCAGGGGAAACCAAGCACCTGAAACCAGGGGCTACATTTATCAACCGTGTGTAAATGTCTCACTCCTGCTAACAGAGGACCTAGGGCAGCACCTACGGGACAGTCAGAATAACAGTCAAACACTTGAGCAGGGGAAACCAAGCACCTGAAACCAGGGGCTACATTTATCAACCGTGTGTAAATGTCTCACTCCTGCTAACAGAGGACCTAGGGCAGCACCTACGGGACAGTCAGAATAACAGTCAAACACTTGAGCAGGGGAAACCAAGCACCTGAAACCAGGGGCTACATTTATCAACCGTGTGTAAATGTCTCACTCCTGCTAACAGAGGACCTAGGGCAGCACCTACGGGACAGTCAGAATAACAGTCAAACACTTGAGCAGGGGAAACCAAGCACCTGAAACCAGGGGCTACATTTATCAACCGTGTGTAAATGTCTCACTCCTGCTAACAGAGGACCTAGGGCAGCACCTATTCTAGGATGTGCAGGTAACAACAAATTGGGATTTATCAAACTGACGCACATAACACGTAACATGTTTTCATTGATAAATCAGAGCCATATTATATTTGTACTATGACAAAAAGAAATGTAACATCATGTGTGAATAATAACACAGTGCATGAAATTAATAAATAGCTTAAAATGTTGGAAGTGAATGCTGGATCCAAGCAATTAACTATGCAAATGAGGAAAAAAAGCTGtgtgcattaaggaaatagatgccTGGTTCAAATAGAAACCCATGAAATATTTGCTTGTAATACAATTGATCAACCACTAGAAGTGAGGTATGCGTGGAGATACCCCCACTTTCACATCATGTTCAAAATGGTTAAATGCCAACCTTTGTGCGCAGCTTTGACAAATAAGGCCCCAGGTCTGGATGTACAATTTCATTTGGGACAACAATCATGAAAAGTCTGCCTTTATCTACATGATTTACAATGGAAAATAATTGTGCATGGCAATTAGCCATGGACCTTGTACATGAACTGTATAAAACAATTTGTAAATTGCCACATTACACtgcaataaataataaataaaaacattcctTCATGCATTGACACAGGCGCACATAAATAACCCATTACTGGTCAGCATTCAAGCGTCAAAACTAAAACAACAAAATCAGCACCAATCCCCCATGTGGCCAAGACATTCCCCACATACCTATTGACCCTGTGCCGTCAATTATGGCCGTGACCGTTGACAACGCTCTAGAGTTTCCACTCAGGCTCTCATGTGTCCCCTATGAAAGGAAAAACACTCATTATGAACCAACATTCAATCCTATTCCTCAATTTGTCTCCTCGATTCTTTGCGTCCTCTCTCCTCAAAACGCATTGAAGGTGATTGTCTGACGGGAGGCACCTTGAATCGGTTTGAGAAAGAGACGAGGGAGACAGAATGCAAGGGATCGAGGAAAGACGCATTAACATAGAGCCGTGGACTAACAGGGGATGTGGGGGGAGTTAGGGCAATGAGGAGCTCATCTCCTCCGTGTGACTTCGGGAGAGGTGAGGACCTCATGTTAGAGGCAGGTCCATTCTGGAATGGATATGCTTACCAGGTCAGCAGACACAGCGGTGGTGATGAGGGCGTAGGGTCCGTTCACCAGGGCTCCACACACCAACAGCATCCCTACGGTGCAGAgttacaacaacaacacaacactgtgAGAGAATCAGGCATGTACAGTACGCTAGCCAGCAGATAGCAAGGGTCTTTTTTAAGAAGATTTATTGTGATATGTGGTTATGTTGAATTGTGTTAAATTGGAACATTGATGTAGTTGTTAGCAGGAGGGGTTGAGACTACAATGGCTCTATGGTTTGAAAGTTAAATGCCatacaaaaaaaaatgtatctcttACCGATTGTGGTTCCTAGGCTATGCTGTCCAATGTGGTTGTACAGGAACAGCTAGGAAAGCAAAACAAACATTTGGACTGGATTTTGGATAAAAGGTGGCACTATTGAAGGATTTGCTCATGATTTAATAACCCACATGTAAACCCAAAGGAAAATATTTAGCTATGCTGAAAAACAGATTGACACAATACTGTCAAGGACCTTGCAACCTATCACGAAATATTTCTCGGGCAGCGGGTGAAGTTCACTGCCAATTCCAGAGCTACAAGTGCAGCCAAAGTCCACCAGGCAGTCATATTTACATGACATATACCAGCATCAAAAGTTTGGAGCcgccgactcattcaagggtttttctttatttgtactattttctacattgtagaataatggtcaagacatcaaaactatgaaataacacaaatggaatcatatagtatcccaaaaaaagtgtcaaacaaatcaaaatatattgtatatttgagattcttcaaagtatgataacagctttgcacaatgagtaggtgcgtccaaacttctgactggtactgtatatgatcaATGCATTTACTGAGAGAATTTCCTCTTTTCATTAGTGAAAGTGTGTCCAGTAAAGATTTGCAATTCAGGCATTTGTGCAGGCCTTTCCTTTCATGATATCCAGTATATTTTTGCCCAGCACCGGTTTTCTAAAGATTGGAATGTGCATATTACTCTCGAATGTCACATTTACAATTCAAAGAGAAGTCATAAGTGTACTATAATAAAGAGACCATGGTGTTACACATGGTAAAAGCCAGTGATGGTTTCTGTGTGAGTGCACACTCACCATAGGAGCAGCCACTATTAACATGACACAGCAGGTTGAGGCTCTGCCCCCAGTTTGGTCCGACACCAGTCCAGCCACAACGCCCCCTGTAGACACACAACACACGCTTAACACAGACTTAACACGTAGGGGAAGATAGCAGTCCTACATCATCTAAAAATAGTCAGCCTTTGAGGAGCTGCATTGAAGATCAATAGTAAGTGCTCAGACACCAATACAGTAGGAGCCAATCATTGGGCAATTCTAATGAGAACTCTTCTGACTGCAGACATCACTTGGTATCACTATCACTATGTTTTGTTATGACTGCAGAAACCCCTCGTTATGTCTATGACTTGTTATAACTACAGTGTAGACAAAACATCCAGATCAATCAGAGAAGAGCTTCCTGGTTCCTCATATGATCTCTCGGAGTATTGTGCGATAAAGGTTACCTAATTCCATATAAAGCCAGTCACATGACTGTTAAGGCTTACCCACAATTCCTCCTACATCAAATAGTGTTGACATGTCCCCAGCTTCCTTGGGGTCAAAATGGGCTGAGGAAATAAACATTTTTAGCGACACAGTGTATGCCAAATTAACTAATGGCGCATCTCAAAATGCAAAGCAAATTATTATCAGCTTATAAGCATTGATATCATTTGAACCCTCAGGTGAACTGTCAACACATAGGAGCTAAACTGAGTACGTACCAACattagagatgtagagaggaagcCAGTAGAGAAAGGTGTAGCTAACAAGCTTAGCGAACAGCAGACAGAGGGAGAACTCCATTACACCCTGTAAGATAATATATCaaacaaactcagcaaaaaaagaaaaacatccatttttcaggaccctgtccttcaaagataattcgtaaaaatccaaataacttcacggatcttcattgtaaagggtttaatcaCTGTGTCcagtgcttgttcaatgaaccataaacaattaatgaacatgcacctgtggaccGGTCggctaagacactaacagcttgcagacagtaggcaattaaggtcatagttatgaaaacgtaggacactaaagaggccattCTACCGAtgctgaaaaacaccaaaagaaagatgcccagggtccctgctcatctgcatgaacgtgccttaggcatttTGGAAGGAGGCATGAAAactacagatgtggccagggcaagaAAAAGCAATGTTCGTACTGTGAgactaagacagcgctacagtgagacaggacggacagctgacgtcctcgcagtggcagaccacatgtaacaacatctgcacaggattggtacatccgaacaccacacctgcgggacaggtactggatgtcaacaactgcccgagttacaatccctccatcagtactcagactgtccacaattggctgagagaggctggactgagggcttgtaggcctgttgtaaggcaggtcctcaccagacatcaccggcaacaacgtcgcctatgagcataaacccactgtcgctggaccagacaggactggtaaaaagtgctcttcactgaggagttgcggttttgtctcactagggatgatggtcagattcgcgtttatcattgaaggaatgagcgttacaccgaggcctgtactctggagtgggatcgatttggaggtggagggtctgtcatggtctggggcagtgtgtcacagcatcatcggactgagctagttgtcattgcaggcaatctcaatgctgtgcgttacagggaagacatactcctccctcatgtggtactcttcctgcaggctcatcctgaaatgaccctccagcatgacaatgccaccagccatactgctcgttctgtgcgtgatttcctgcaagacaggaatgtcagtgttctgtcatggccagcgaagagcccggatctcaatcccattgagcacgtctgggacctgttggattggaggcctagggccattccccccagatgtgtccgggaacttgcaggtgccttggtggaagagtggggtaacatctcatagcaagaactttcaaatctggtgcagtccatgaggaggagatgcactgcagtaccaAATGCAGcgggtggccacaccagatactgacagttacttttgaccctccctttgttcagggacacattattcctgtgggtcctgtgtggctcagtcggtagagcatggcgcttgcaacgccaactgtcgtgggtttgattcccgctgggaccacccatatgtaaaagtagtggccccagccgacttgtaagtcgctttggacaaaagcgtctgctaaatgggatatatatatatattccatttctgtgagtcacatgtctgtggaacttgttcagtttgtgtctcagttgttatgttcatacaaatatttacacatgttacgtttgctgaaataaacgcagttgacagtgagaggacgtttcttttttttgctgagtttattacacACTGGTCATAGAGCAGTCATAGCAACTGTCATAACAATAAATCAAAACCCGATGGTCttcatagatatatatatatatggaaggGGTTGAGTGTAGCTGAAggctaaaaaacaaacaaaagacaaCTCCAACAAAAgtttccggcgccgacagagatggccgcctcgcttcgcgttcctcagaaactatgcagtttgtttttttacgtgttatttcttacattagtaccccaggtcatcttaggtttcattacatataGTCGAGAagatgtacatattctttatccccttacacttgtgtataagacagtagtttaggaattgttagttagattacttgttggttattactgtattgtcggaactagaagcacaagcatttcactacactcgcattaacatctgctaaccatgtgtatgtgacaaatacaatttgattcatgtaaaatatactgtacatGAAATGTATGCAATATGTTTATACTGGAAGTGGAAGCCTAAGTATTGTTGtctattagtttactccaattaggggaggggtggtagggttagggggaaataataaataaagaaaatatttcaaaaatataaaaacgcaacacttttttttgtttttaatttagcttaagaaacatggaaccaacactttacatgtcgtGTTTATAttctttgttcagtgtagtttactACAATTGGGGGGGTTAGgtgaaaataataaaggaaaataactttaaaatgtatttaaaataatattttataaatataatAAATGATCAACGATGAGTCACAACAGAAAGCAAATGAAACGGCTTGATATaaagtagatagtagatagtgatccCCACTCACAGGTATCCTGAGGGCCCCACAGAAGCTGATGGCCTCGGTGTGCTCCTCTGTCGACTCGGAGGAGATAGAGTTGGACAGGCCAGGACTGCTGAAGATCTCCTCGATACTAGATGAGTTTTGTAAGAGAGGCTCCTTCTCGTTGTCCTCCTGCTCATACACAGCCATTAGCATTGTTCTAACCAGGGCTACAACTATTGACTATGTTTTATGTATAGTCTGACATGTCTTCTACTACTCTATAATATCAAGTCTTTCGAAAGAAGGGGAATTAATAGAATGACAAAACAAAACCAGGCCATAATCTGGTGGGTGGAGTTTACAAAAGCAGGGCTGATATCATATCTCAGGTGCCACCGACACCgactgcccttgagcaaggcagccCTTCTCTATAATACTAAAGGCACCCATTACTTCATATGTTCTTTGGTTATACTTACATGGTGCTGCGGAGGGCTGCAGCCGACATCTTCTGGTTCTGTGACAACAACAGAAAGAGGGTGTGCTCACAAATCCATTTCATGTCAAATACGTCTTGGCACGAGCCTCATTTTACATGTCTAAATGAAAACAGTCTAGGTTGAATATGACATTCCTGCAAGGTAAAAACTCTGGGATAAATCTTGTCGGGGGAACGCAACATGATCCATTTTCAAACTATGTTAATAAACATGTATCCTCCATAATAACTTTCTAATTCATATTTCTAATGGCAATGAATATTGTATACCATTTCATTTGGATTCTATGATCTACAGTATCGAGCTTCAATAGGTTGCAGTGGTTTATGCAGTCAGCACTATGGTCCTGTTGACATGTTTTGAACATCTCAAAGTAAGAatagtgatctaggatcaggccccctctgtccattcattataatcaaaaggcaaaactgatcctagatcagcactcctactttcTCTATGAAAACAGACCCAGAGGTCAAAGGTCACACTCACTCTCCACCAGGAAGAAGAAGCAGAGAATGCCCGTGGATGCTATAATGATGCCGGGCACGATGAAGGACATGCCCCAGGCCGAGGATACAAAGATGCCGGCGATGAGCGAACCCAGGATATTGCCTACCGAGGTGTGTGAGTTCCACACGCCCATGATGAACCCTCGCCTGGAGGGAGaagggcagacacacacagatgagaTGGACACGAAAGAAGTGGGTTTAGAAACATTGTATATCTTGACAGTGAAAGGTGAGACAGTGAGCCTGCTCACATTGACTTATAGGGACACTTGAACATAGGGAATTTATTGGAGTGAATTCAATATATTACTTAAAACATTCAACATACAGGTACTAAATACTGAGGACAGCTTCCGGCAGTAAAATGCTGAATTGGAAACTGGACATCTGTACATTGTTCCTATTTTGAATTTCCAAACACTCATTACACTCAAACAAAGGAACTGACCGGAGAGTTCTGTTTCAATTTCACATAATGTGACTGACCTtgagcaacaaacaaaaaaataccctacacaatatggAAAAGGGGTACTGATACTGTGCACTCAGCATTGCTGAACCAGTCAAGAGTAAGAATATGTCTCACTAACTTCCCCTTTCCAAACCAGTTCCCAACGCAGGCCACCACTGCAGGCCAGCCCGTTGTCTGCACTAGTCCATTCATTGCCTAGGGAAGTAAGAGGGAGATTTAGACGCTTTTAATTTCAACATTAAATATGCCCCTATACCCAACCcgatgagagagaaaaaagatgGGAGAGATGTTTTGTATCCCCATGAGAGAGATACAAACAAGGACACAGAAAAGAGAAGGGGGCTGGGCCGGTTACCCACACCATTatattatcacaacacatagccGTGAGAAAAGCACTGGCATGGAAACAATCCCTCAGcctccctcacacactctacATCATATGATACTGCTGATCTGTCATGTGATAGTGCCTAAAGCCCCCAACGTTTACCTGACTTTCCCAAGTTGTTTTGTTGATGCATATGCTCAGATAGGAAAAGGCATGAATGCATACACAAGGCCCAGTATACACAGTGTGGACAAAGACTTTAAACTGTTGTTTTTCAGTACCAGGCTGTGCTCATTAGGCACGAAACACAACTGACTGAAACAGAGGGACTACCAGGACTTCCCGTTGCCAAATGTTTACGCTGCAAACTCTTATGAACATGCCCCAGGTCGGGCCTGAACTCAAAGGGAACTATGGGGCGGGGTGAGAGCGAGTGACAATGGTTTTAGAGGGGATTTAACCCTTACCTGGACGAAGGCGTAGTACCAGATAGAGTGGATGTTCCAGTAGAAGCCCAGGCCAAACAGACATGTGAAGAGACCACTGAGAAGCATCCCGGTGGTCAGGTAGTAGCGCAAGGGCACGCGCTCACCAAATATCCCACTGTCAAAACACATCATCTGGTTAACTCCTTGTCGTGAGGTTTAatacacacgcaagcacgcacaccCACAAAAAAATGATAGAATTTACATCATTCTGCCGACCTGAAAAACATGCCAACGGCATAAGCAACGAGGAAAGAGTTGTCCACGGCTCCAAACAGCGTCTGGTAGTTGTCCTGGTCTGGAGAAAACGAGTTGGCACAGAAAATGTCCCAATGAAATCTGCTGTCGTAATGCTTAAACAGCAACATAAAAACATTCTACTGACATGGTGTGCTTTCTATATTCTCAGAAACACTTTGGAAGCATTTTTATTCCTTTTTAAAAATGAACAAAGTCATTTTTAGTCAAGTCAAGCCGAGGACTCACCAAATGGCGCCCAGTCACACCAGGTTTCATTGTCAGTTCCGTTGAGGTTTGGTGGCCGAATGAGGGTGGAACAATTTTTGTGCAGCTCACTCTGTACAAACACGGGGCAATAACCAGAGATTACACACGTGGACACAAAACAGTAGGCCTTCAAGACGCAACCAGCTTAAACGTCTCAAAATAAAAACAGCCACTATCATATAACCATCTCAAAAATGACTATGTTAACTATTGTAGTGCAACTTCAGTGTTCTCGGGCTTTTGTGACCCAGAACACTTAGATATGTTAGAATATAGAGCTGAACAGTGTGACCTTAGGTTAagatgcctggttaaataaaggttacatt encodes the following:
- the LOC135548876 gene encoding glucose-6-phosphate exchanger SLC37A2-like isoform X1, which gives rise to MRSLAPGIRLITSFSRDSWYRGFTLFLTFLFYTSYHLSRKPISIVKSELHKNCSTLIRPPNLNGTDNETWCDWAPFDQDNYQTLFGAVDNSFLVAYAVGMFFSGIFGERVPLRYYLTTGMLLSGLFTCLFGLGFYWNIHSIWYYAFVQAMNGLVQTTGWPAVVACVGNWFGKGKRGFIMGVWNSHTSVGNILGSLIAGIFVSSAWGMSFIVPGIIIASTGILCFFFLVEKPEDVGCSPPQHHEDNEKEPLLQNSSSIEEIFSSPGLSNSISSESTEEHTEAISFCGALRIPGVMEFSLCLLFAKLVSYTFLYWLPLYISNVAHFDPKEAGDMSTLFDVGGIVGGVVAGLVSDQTGGRASTCCVMLIVAAPMLFLYNHIGQHSLGTTIGMLLVCGALVNGPYALITTAVSADLGTHESLSGNSRALSTVTAIIDGTGSIGAALGPLLAGVISPTGWNNVFFMLITADILACLLLSRLVYKEVRGWCGHSPRQRGFKEI
- the LOC135548876 gene encoding glucose-6-phosphate exchanger SLC37A2-like isoform X2 — protein: MRSLAPGIRLITSFSRDSWYRGFTLFLTFLFYTSYHLSRKPISIVKSELHKNCSTLIRPPNLNGTDNETWCDWAPFDQDNYQTLFGAVDNSFLVAYAVGMFFSGIFGERVPLRYYLTTGMLLSGLFTCLFGLGFYWNIHSIWYYAFVQAMNGLVQTTGWPAVVACVGNWFGKGKRGFIMGVWNSHTSVGNILGSLIAGIFVSSAWGMSFIVPGIIIASTGILCFFFLVEKPEDVGCSPPQHHEDNEKEPLLQNSSSIEEIFSSPGLSNSISSESTEEHTEAISFCGALRIPGVMEFSLCLLFAKLVSYTFLYWLPLYISNVAHFDPKEAGDMSTLFDVGGIVGGVVAGLVSDQTGGRASTCCVMLIVAAPMLFLYNHIGQHSLGTTIGMLLVCGALVNGPYALITTAVSADLGTHESLSGNSRALSTVTAIIDGTGSIGAALGPLLAGVRHLHTVDKCSPWFQVLGFPCSSV